A genomic stretch from Corynebacterium terpenotabidum Y-11 includes:
- the hisN gene encoding histidinol-phosphatase, whose translation MTTPSTLYSDDLTLALNIANAADAVTMSRFEAADLAVESKPDLTPVSDADTATERMVREMISARRPDDAILGEEFGGDVEMVGRQWVVDPIDGTKNFVRGVPVWATLISLLVDGVPVVGVVSAPALSRRWWAAEGMGAWRAFGADIARQMQVSKVAAVADASISLSSLTGWKDAGLRDELLALTDTAWRLRGFGDFWSYCMVAEGTVDVAAEPEVNLWDLAALDIIVREAGGTFTSLSGEPGPHAGSAVGSNGLLHTDVLAALGSGTAT comes from the coding sequence ATGACGACACCGTCCACCCTGTACTCCGACGATCTCACCCTGGCGCTCAATATCGCCAATGCCGCGGATGCGGTCACCATGAGCCGCTTCGAGGCCGCTGACCTCGCCGTCGAGTCCAAGCCGGACCTCACGCCCGTCTCCGACGCGGACACCGCCACCGAACGGATGGTCCGGGAAATGATCAGCGCCCGCCGCCCCGATGACGCCATCCTCGGCGAAGAGTTCGGTGGCGATGTCGAGATGGTCGGGCGCCAGTGGGTCGTCGATCCGATCGACGGCACGAAGAATTTCGTCCGCGGCGTCCCCGTGTGGGCAACGCTGATCTCCCTGCTCGTCGACGGCGTCCCCGTGGTCGGCGTGGTCTCCGCCCCGGCCCTGTCACGGCGCTGGTGGGCGGCCGAGGGAATGGGTGCGTGGCGCGCCTTCGGCGCCGACATCGCCCGACAGATGCAGGTCTCCAAGGTCGCCGCCGTGGCGGACGCGTCGATCTCCCTCTCCTCCCTCACCGGATGGAAGGACGCCGGGTTGCGCGATGAACTCCTGGCCCTCACTGATACCGCCTGGCGGCTGCGCGGCTTCGGAGACTTCTGGTCCTACTGCATGGTCGCCGAGGGCACCGTGGATGTCGCCGCGGAACCCGAGGTGAACCTGTGGGACCTCGCCGCACTGGACATCATCGTCCGCGAGGCCGGTGGAACGTTCACCTCCCTGTCCGGGGAACCGGGGCCGCACGCCGGATCCGCGGTGGGATCCAACGGCCTGCTCCACACCGACGTACTCGCCGCTCTCGGCAGCGGCACCGCGACGTAG
- the glgX gene encoding glycogen debranching protein GlgX, translating into MTGPSLSPVTPGSPTPPGVTVVTTGADGGPPVVNVSVWAPEATSVEFCIFRRDTIDGEPGVDTEVRIPLPFRDGGFRHARITGPGPGTRYGLRVDGEWGPVGGRYTNPAKLLIDPYARVIESHLRWHPLMSGFTDSGAADHRDSAPVMPKCIITGPDGDCGNGGDGGDGVPDPASNRPHYDADDLIIYEAHVKGISAAHPEVPENLRGTYAGMAHPAVIRHLTDLGVTAVELLPLQTFIDDRFLVNRGLTNYWGYQPVNWFATEPRYATDGTGPTADRELRTLVHTLHEAGIEVIVDVVYNHTGEGDELGPSLSLRGLDNNGYYRMYGAGYINDTGTGNTLAVDRPQTLQLVTESLRHWVTHFGVDGFRFDLGAVLGRVRTTPEAPFTASAAFFQAVTQDPVLSTVRLIAEPWDLGNDGYQLGAFPWPWAEWNDRFRDGIRRLWRGETPGGTNFGSLLLGSADLFSGTVPGSGAATGSARAATTSVNFLSAHDGFTLADVVSYTERHNEANGEHGADGHGHNYSDNFGVEGPTDDPEILDARARRIRGMLATLLLAQGTPMLLAGDELGNSQGGNNNAYVQDNPVGWVSWEHADTHLAAFTRRLIALRRRLPALRQASFRHGQLRADGLPDVSWFRSDGEPTTHADWHDPENRAIGVVLRGAAGCLLGEAVDGAVAVVVNPGGDTEMTLPSPGPHGTWHLELDSGRPEIGPDSGTGSDDIPGDIADGGSYPVTAQSVVVFSCG; encoded by the coding sequence GTGACCGGTCCATCGCTGTCCCCGGTGACCCCGGGGTCCCCTACCCCGCCGGGCGTCACCGTCGTGACCACCGGCGCCGACGGTGGACCCCCCGTGGTCAATGTCTCGGTGTGGGCACCGGAGGCCACGTCCGTGGAGTTCTGTATCTTCCGGCGCGACACCATCGACGGCGAACCGGGCGTGGACACCGAGGTGCGTATCCCCCTACCGTTCCGTGACGGTGGATTCCGGCACGCCCGGATCACCGGCCCCGGCCCCGGCACCCGCTACGGGCTCCGGGTCGACGGCGAGTGGGGACCGGTGGGCGGACGCTACACCAACCCGGCCAAACTGCTCATCGACCCCTATGCCCGGGTCATCGAATCCCATCTGCGGTGGCATCCACTGATGTCCGGGTTCACCGACAGTGGAGCGGCCGACCACCGGGACAGCGCACCGGTCATGCCGAAGTGCATCATCACCGGTCCCGACGGAGACTGCGGTAACGGCGGCGACGGCGGCGACGGCGTCCCCGACCCGGCGTCCAACCGTCCGCACTACGACGCCGATGACCTGATCATCTACGAGGCCCACGTCAAAGGCATCTCGGCGGCCCACCCGGAGGTCCCGGAGAACCTGCGCGGCACCTACGCCGGAATGGCCCATCCGGCGGTCATCAGGCACCTCACCGACCTCGGCGTCACCGCGGTGGAACTGCTGCCGCTGCAGACCTTCATCGACGACCGGTTCCTCGTCAACCGTGGGTTGACGAACTACTGGGGCTACCAGCCGGTGAACTGGTTCGCCACCGAACCCCGCTACGCCACCGACGGCACCGGGCCGACCGCCGACCGCGAACTACGGACCCTGGTCCACACCCTGCATGAGGCGGGGATCGAGGTCATTGTCGACGTGGTCTACAACCACACCGGTGAAGGTGATGAGCTCGGGCCGTCGCTGAGCCTGCGCGGACTGGACAACAACGGCTACTACCGCATGTACGGCGCCGGCTACATCAACGACACCGGAACCGGCAACACCCTCGCCGTTGACCGGCCACAGACCCTGCAGCTGGTAACGGAGAGTCTGCGGCACTGGGTCACGCACTTCGGGGTCGACGGCTTCCGCTTCGACCTCGGAGCGGTCCTGGGCAGGGTCAGGACAACCCCCGAGGCACCGTTCACCGCGTCCGCGGCCTTCTTCCAGGCCGTGACCCAGGACCCGGTCCTGTCCACGGTCCGGCTCATCGCCGAACCGTGGGACCTCGGAAACGACGGCTACCAGCTGGGCGCGTTCCCCTGGCCATGGGCGGAATGGAACGACCGCTTCCGCGACGGGATCCGTCGCCTGTGGCGCGGGGAGACCCCCGGCGGGACCAATTTCGGGTCACTGCTGCTCGGCTCGGCCGACCTGTTCTCCGGGACAGTCCCTGGTTCCGGGGCCGCCACCGGTTCGGCACGCGCAGCGACGACGTCGGTGAACTTCCTGTCCGCCCATGACGGCTTCACCCTCGCCGACGTGGTCTCCTATACCGAACGGCACAATGAGGCCAATGGTGAACACGGTGCGGACGGGCACGGGCACAACTACTCCGACAACTTCGGCGTGGAGGGCCCCACCGACGATCCGGAGATCCTCGACGCCCGGGCCCGCCGGATCCGCGGGATGCTGGCCACCCTGCTGCTCGCCCAGGGCACCCCGATGCTGCTCGCCGGGGACGAGCTGGGCAACAGCCAGGGCGGCAACAACAATGCCTATGTCCAGGACAACCCGGTCGGATGGGTCTCCTGGGAGCATGCGGACACGCATCTGGCCGCCTTCACCCGACGGCTCATCGCGCTGCGCCGTCGGCTGCCCGCACTACGGCAGGCGTCGTTCCGGCACGGTCAGTTGCGCGCCGACGGACTGCCGGACGTCAGCTGGTTCCGCTCCGACGGCGAGCCCACCACCCATGCCGACTGGCATGATCCGGAGAACCGGGCGATCGGTGTGGTACTGCGCGGTGCGGCCGGCTGTCTCCTCGGCGAGGCCGTCGACGGCGCGGTGGCCGTAGTGGTCAACCCCGGCGGGGACACGGAGATGACGCTGCCCAGTCCCGGCCCCCACGGCACCTGGCACCTGGAGCTCGATTCCGGACGCCCGGAGATCGGGCCGGACTCCGGCACCGGGTCCGACGATATCCCCGGCGACATCGCCGACGGAGGTTCCTACCCGGTGACTGCGCAGTCGGTGGTGGTGTTCAGCTGCGGGTGA
- the glgA gene encoding glycogen synthase GlgA, whose product MAPRKRRVLSVASECAPLIKTGGLADVVGALPAALEPLGWHTRVLLPAYPGLFDQLAAAGTKVRRVWHTDDLFGGPAAVRRGVHNGLDLMLLDAPHLFDRPGGPYTVDGHDHGDNHVRFAALSWVGARLAIEGTADRWRPDVVHVHDWQAGLVPSYLKYAGSLIPTVMTVHNIAFQGVFGPDQLDRLKLPTWDFHSDALEYHGLVSTLKAGMLHASRVTTVSPSYAEELATPEFGFGMEGLATMRLDRGEMTGILNGIDTDAWDPATDPAVVPYSATEPAGKAANRAALLEEFHLTDHGGPLAVVVTRLTYQKGIDLLCEAVPGFVAAGGTIAVLGSGDPGYEYALGDLAGRYPDQVGVWIGYDEAKSHRMYAGGDIVVVPSRFEPCGLTQLYGQRYGAVPVVAATGGLRDTVTDATPDALADGTATGFSFGDARLGGAVDAGGLGFALGRATDLYRDTDAWAGLRSAAMTTDVDWGTSAARYAELFTGLVS is encoded by the coding sequence ATGGCACCCCGGAAAAGGCGCGTCCTCTCCGTCGCATCGGAGTGCGCCCCGTTGATCAAGACCGGCGGTCTCGCCGATGTCGTCGGTGCGCTGCCCGCCGCCCTGGAGCCCCTGGGCTGGCACACCCGCGTCCTGCTGCCCGCCTATCCGGGGCTGTTCGACCAGCTCGCCGCCGCCGGAACGAAGGTCCGTCGCGTCTGGCACACCGATGACCTCTTCGGCGGCCCGGCGGCGGTACGCCGCGGCGTCCACAACGGTCTCGACCTCATGCTGCTGGACGCCCCGCACCTGTTCGACCGGCCGGGCGGTCCGTACACCGTCGACGGCCACGACCATGGCGACAACCACGTCCGCTTCGCCGCCCTGTCCTGGGTCGGCGCCCGGCTGGCGATCGAGGGGACGGCCGACCGGTGGCGTCCTGACGTGGTCCACGTCCATGACTGGCAGGCAGGTCTGGTGCCCTCGTACCTCAAGTACGCCGGCTCCCTGATCCCCACGGTGATGACGGTGCACAACATCGCCTTCCAGGGCGTGTTCGGCCCCGACCAGCTCGACCGGTTGAAGCTGCCGACCTGGGACTTCCACTCCGATGCCCTGGAGTACCACGGCCTGGTCAGCACCCTGAAGGCGGGGATGCTGCACGCCTCGCGGGTGACCACGGTCTCCCCGAGTTATGCCGAAGAACTGGCCACCCCGGAGTTCGGCTTCGGGATGGAGGGGCTGGCGACGATGCGGCTGGACCGGGGCGAGATGACCGGAATCCTCAACGGGATCGACACCGACGCCTGGGACCCTGCCACGGATCCCGCGGTGGTCCCGTACTCGGCGACGGAGCCGGCGGGGAAGGCCGCGAACCGGGCCGCCCTGTTGGAGGAGTTCCACCTCACCGACCACGGCGGACCGCTGGCTGTCGTGGTGACCCGGCTGACCTATCAGAAGGGCATCGACCTGCTGTGTGAGGCGGTCCCCGGATTCGTCGCAGCCGGCGGAACGATCGCTGTCCTGGGCTCGGGCGACCCCGGCTACGAGTACGCCCTCGGCGACCTGGCCGGACGGTACCCGGACCAGGTAGGAGTGTGGATCGGCTATGACGAGGCGAAGAGCCACCGGATGTACGCCGGTGGGGACATCGTGGTCGTACCGTCCCGTTTCGAACCCTGCGGACTTACCCAGCTCTACGGACAGCGCTACGGTGCAGTCCCCGTCGTCGCCGCCACCGGCGGCCTGCGGGACACGGTCACCGACGCCACTCCGGACGCCCTCGCCGACGGCACCGCCACCGGATTCAGTTTCGGTGACGCCCGGCTCGGCGGCGCCGTGGACGCCGGCGGCCTCGGATTCGCCCTCGGCCGCGCCACCGACCTGTACCGGGACACGGACGCCTGGGCCGGGCTCCGGTCCGCGGCGATGACAACGGACGTGGACTGGGGAACCTCCGCCGCCCGGTACGCCGAGCTGTTCACCGGACTGGTGTCGTGA
- the glgC gene encoding glucose-1-phosphate adenylyltransferase, whose product MTTPHNIPVTGATPRLTSQTMAFVLAGGRGSRLQELTDRRAKPAVYFGGKSRIIDFALSNALNSGIRRIAVATQYKAHSLIRHMQRGWSFFRAERNEFLDILPASQRVAEEKWYAGTADAVTQNIDIVDDYGVKYVIVLAGDHIYKMDYEIMLRQHVESGARVTVGCLTVPREEASGFGVMHTDATGRIVEFLEKPADPPGMPDNPDMALASMGIYVFEWSFLREILREDAADITSAHDFGHNIIPKIVADGTAYAHRFSESCVMTGHETRPYWRDVGTVDAFWQANIDLTDFIPDLDLYDNSWPIWTYAELVPPAKFVHDEDGRRGSAVQSLVSGGCIISGSEVNNSLLFTNSRTRSYSVLDHAVLLPGARVGRHARLKNCVIDSGVEIPEGLVVGEDPEDDARWFRRTDSGIVLVTQPMLDRRRFELDN is encoded by the coding sequence ATGACCACACCACACAACATCCCCGTCACCGGCGCGACACCCCGTCTCACCAGCCAGACCATGGCCTTCGTCCTCGCTGGCGGTCGCGGGTCCCGCCTCCAGGAGCTCACCGACCGGCGGGCGAAACCGGCCGTCTACTTCGGCGGCAAATCCCGCATCATCGACTTTGCCCTGTCCAACGCCCTGAACTCCGGGATCCGGAGGATCGCGGTCGCCACGCAGTACAAGGCGCACTCCCTGATCCGTCACATGCAGCGCGGCTGGTCCTTCTTCCGCGCCGAACGCAACGAGTTCCTCGACATCCTCCCGGCGAGCCAGCGCGTCGCCGAAGAGAAGTGGTACGCGGGCACAGCAGACGCGGTCACCCAGAACATCGACATCGTCGACGACTACGGCGTGAAGTACGTCATCGTCCTGGCCGGTGACCACATCTACAAGATGGACTACGAGATCATGCTGCGTCAGCATGTCGAGAGCGGCGCACGCGTCACCGTCGGCTGTCTCACCGTGCCGCGCGAGGAGGCCAGCGGGTTCGGGGTGATGCACACCGACGCCACCGGACGCATCGTCGAGTTCCTGGAGAAGCCGGCCGATCCGCCCGGTATGCCCGACAATCCGGACATGGCCCTGGCATCGATGGGTATCTACGTCTTCGAGTGGTCGTTCCTCCGCGAGATCCTCCGGGAGGACGCCGCCGACATCACCTCCGCCCACGACTTCGGCCACAACATCATCCCGAAGATCGTCGCGGACGGTACCGCCTACGCCCACCGGTTCAGCGAATCCTGTGTGATGACCGGCCACGAGACCCGGCCCTACTGGCGGGACGTCGGCACGGTCGACGCCTTCTGGCAGGCGAACATCGACCTCACGGACTTCATCCCGGACCTGGACCTCTACGACAACTCCTGGCCGATCTGGACCTACGCGGAGCTGGTGCCGCCGGCGAAGTTCGTCCACGACGAAGATGGTCGGCGCGGCTCCGCGGTCCAGTCGTTGGTCTCCGGCGGCTGCATCATCAGTGGGTCGGAGGTCAACAACTCCCTGCTGTTCACGAACTCCCGGACCAGGTCCTATTCGGTACTCGATCATGCGGTCCTGCTGCCCGGGGCCCGGGTGGGACGGCACGCGCGGTTGAAGAACTGCGTCATCGATTCCGGGGTGGAGATCCCGGAGGGCCTGGTGGTCGGTGAGGATCCGGAGGACGACGCACGGTGGTTCCGGCGGACGGATTCCGGCATCGTGCTCGTCACGCAACCCATGCTGGACCGGCGTAGATTCGAGCTCGACAACTAG
- the glgB gene encoding 1,4-alpha-glucan branching protein GlgB has product MTTDRSTVPPPRPEKLLTDEDARAVAAGTCRDPFATLGPTADGTGVVVRIPGASAVEVVNDTDRVLLTEHPAAPGVFVGPVLPFYRLRITWPGIGYGEGSVEEREDPYRFGPVIGELDEYLIGEGRHRKLWTVLGAHLLTHEGVDGVHFAVWAPNATRVSVVGDHNGWDATAHPMRPRGATGVWELFLPGLADGAVYKYDILGPHGEQLPQKADPVGFGAEPAPATGSVVRQLGTHTWADGAWMADRADPDTPGINDASEPVSIFEVHLGSWRRHADGTSLSYRELAEKLVDYVADLGFTHIEVLPVSEYPFPGSWGYQPIGLYAPTNRYGTPGDFAAFVDAAHAKGLGVLADWVPGHFPTDAHGLGRFDGTALYEHLDPRRGFHPDWTTWIFNYGRPEVADYLSANALYWLEEYHLDGLRVDAVSSVVYRDYSRRAGDWVPNDDGGRENYEGIDFLRDTTTEVAATFPGTAMVAEESTTYPGVTAPVGPDAERSRVHGLGFDYKWNLGWMNDSLEYFGRDPLYRRYHHNQLTFGLTYAFTESFVLPISHDEVVHGKGSMYGRMPGTHDEKMANLKAFYGYMWGYPGKKLLFMGTEFGQVAEWNFAGELEWNCLDDAGHTGVQSVVRDLNLLYREQPALHRRDCDGRGFQWLVVDDNSGAEVYAWLRRGLPGDPHVVVVLNLTPVERTGYRVPFPVAGRWIEALNTDSEFYAGGNRGNTGAIQTEAVPVGTEAQSAMLTLPPLSAIFFVEDLTFVPDDPATTATPADPVTTATPADPVISLTDVSATPVEDTP; this is encoded by the coding sequence ATGACCACAGACCGCTCGACCGTCCCCCCGCCCCGCCCGGAGAAACTCCTCACCGACGAGGACGCCCGGGCCGTCGCCGCCGGAACCTGCCGCGACCCCTTCGCCACGCTCGGCCCCACCGCCGACGGTACCGGGGTGGTGGTCCGCATCCCCGGCGCGTCCGCGGTCGAGGTCGTCAACGACACCGACCGTGTCCTCCTGACGGAACACCCCGCCGCCCCCGGCGTCTTCGTCGGCCCGGTGCTCCCCTTCTACCGACTGCGGATCACCTGGCCCGGCATCGGGTACGGGGAAGGATCCGTCGAGGAGCGGGAAGATCCGTACCGGTTCGGGCCGGTCATCGGCGAACTCGACGAGTACCTCATCGGCGAAGGCCGACACCGGAAGTTGTGGACCGTCCTCGGCGCACACCTCCTGACGCACGAGGGGGTCGACGGGGTGCACTTCGCAGTGTGGGCGCCCAATGCGACCCGCGTATCAGTGGTCGGCGACCACAACGGCTGGGACGCCACCGCCCACCCGATGCGTCCCCGCGGGGCGACCGGGGTGTGGGAACTGTTCCTCCCCGGACTCGCCGACGGAGCGGTGTACAAGTACGACATCCTCGGCCCGCACGGTGAACAGTTGCCGCAGAAGGCCGATCCGGTGGGCTTCGGTGCCGAGCCTGCCCCGGCGACCGGGTCCGTGGTGCGGCAGCTGGGGACGCACACCTGGGCCGACGGGGCGTGGATGGCGGACCGTGCTGACCCGGACACCCCCGGAATCAATGACGCCTCCGAGCCGGTGAGCATCTTCGAGGTCCATCTCGGATCGTGGCGCCGTCATGCCGACGGCACCTCATTGAGCTACCGGGAGCTCGCCGAGAAGCTCGTGGACTATGTCGCCGACCTGGGCTTCACCCATATCGAGGTCCTGCCGGTCTCCGAGTACCCCTTCCCCGGATCCTGGGGGTACCAGCCGATCGGCCTGTACGCGCCGACGAACCGCTACGGCACCCCCGGGGATTTCGCCGCATTCGTCGACGCGGCCCACGCAAAGGGCCTGGGAGTACTGGCCGACTGGGTACCGGGTCACTTCCCCACCGACGCCCACGGCCTGGGCAGGTTCGACGGCACCGCCCTCTACGAGCACCTCGACCCCCGGCGCGGGTTCCACCCGGACTGGACGACGTGGATCTTCAACTACGGGCGCCCTGAGGTCGCCGACTACCTCAGCGCCAATGCGCTGTACTGGCTCGAGGAGTACCACCTCGACGGGTTGCGGGTGGACGCCGTCTCCTCGGTCGTCTACCGCGACTACTCCCGTCGGGCCGGCGACTGGGTGCCGAACGACGACGGTGGCCGGGAGAACTACGAGGGCATCGACTTCCTGCGGGATACGACCACCGAGGTCGCCGCGACCTTCCCGGGGACGGCGATGGTCGCCGAGGAATCCACCACCTACCCCGGGGTGACGGCCCCGGTCGGCCCGGACGCGGAACGCAGCCGCGTCCACGGTCTGGGTTTCGACTACAAGTGGAACCTCGGCTGGATGAACGATTCCCTGGAGTACTTCGGCCGGGATCCGCTGTACCGCAGGTACCACCACAACCAGCTGACCTTCGGGCTCACCTACGCCTTCACGGAAAGTTTCGTGCTGCCGATCAGCCATGACGAAGTGGTGCACGGTAAAGGCTCGATGTACGGCCGGATGCCCGGAACCCATGACGAGAAGATGGCGAATCTCAAGGCCTTCTACGGCTACATGTGGGGATACCCGGGCAAGAAGCTGCTGTTCATGGGTACCGAGTTCGGCCAGGTCGCCGAGTGGAACTTCGCCGGTGAGTTGGAGTGGAACTGTCTCGATGACGCCGGCCACACCGGTGTGCAGTCAGTGGTCAGAGACCTCAACCTGCTGTACCGGGAGCAGCCCGCCCTGCACCGGCGGGACTGTGACGGCCGTGGCTTCCAGTGGCTCGTCGTCGACGACAATTCCGGCGCGGAGGTCTACGCCTGGTTGCGCCGCGGCCTGCCCGGGGATCCGCACGTCGTCGTGGTGCTCAATCTCACGCCGGTGGAGCGCACCGGCTACCGCGTCCCCTTCCCCGTCGCCGGACGGTGGATCGAGGCACTGAACACGGATTCCGAGTTCTATGCCGGGGGGAACCGCGGCAACACCGGCGCGATCCAGACCGAGGCTGTGCCCGTCGGCACCGAGGCACAGTCCGCCATGCTCACCCTGCCGCCCCTGTCCGCCATCTTCTTCGTCGAAGACCTCACGTTCGTCCCCGATGACCCTGCCACTACTGCCACCCCTGCCGACCCTGTCACTACTGCCACCCCTGCCGACCCTGTCATCAGCCTGACCGACGTTTCCGCCACCCCTGTAGAGGACACACCATGA
- a CDS encoding glycogen/starch/alpha-glucan phosphorylase translates to MSERLPVRGVERDDLTLPDPTPDHFRWWLLHHLQYTVGKDPQHASLTDWRLALTHTIRDRALTPWFESTRKTWAEDRKRVHYLSMEFLIGRLLEDATINLGLRDIAAEVLEGLGLSFAELTEDEPDAALGNGGLGRLAACYMESMATLGCPGFGYGLRYEHGLFRQSFDHGRQVETPEDWLATENPWNFTRPESAYDVGFGGHVAAEDGHQVWTPRSRVKAAAHDTPVVGYGGNWANTLRLWAAIPTADFFDLDRFNAGEFIAASSHEALARSLSRVLYPNDSTESGKELRLSQEYFLTSASVQDILRRYQTNHTDLSKLPEFVAIQMNDTHPAIAGPELIRLLVDEHGFGFDAAADITTEVLGYTNHTLLPEALERWSIGLMSKVLPRHLQIIERLDHREIELCGPRPYGVGLIGEGAVKMGELAFVTSHKVNGVSALHTDLVKRDLFPVLDQRHPGRILNVTNGVTPRRWLKLANRPLAALVTDTIGEGWETDLDRLVELENHIDDPGFLDAFGQTKHLAKVRLTEWLSERFGIDDIPTDALYDIQVKRQHEYKRQLLNILWTIARWQRIKRDPTNGGAGWVPRVKIFGGKAAGSYQAAKDIIRLINDVAEVVNNDPDTRDHLRVIYPPNYDVSMAEKLIPAADLSEQISTAGMEASGTGNMKFALNGALTIGTLDGANVEIREHVGADNFFLFGLTTDEVAAERGRGGHARAAVEASQALRDVLQAIAEGTFSPGDQHRYGSLVDNMWNSDWFLVASDFDSYDAAQSKVDEVYRDPASWQRKAVVNIARMGFFSSDRSIREYMEKIWDVESAL, encoded by the coding sequence ATGTCCGAGAGACTTCCCGTCCGTGGTGTGGAGCGTGACGACCTCACGCTCCCCGACCCGACTCCCGACCATTTCCGCTGGTGGCTGCTGCATCATCTGCAGTACACCGTGGGCAAGGACCCGCAGCACGCATCGCTGACGGACTGGCGTCTGGCGCTGACGCACACGATCCGGGACCGGGCATTGACCCCCTGGTTCGAATCCACCCGGAAGACCTGGGCGGAGGACCGTAAGCGCGTCCACTACCTGTCCATGGAGTTCCTCATCGGGCGTCTCCTGGAGGACGCCACCATCAACCTCGGGCTGCGTGACATCGCCGCCGAGGTCCTCGAGGGTCTCGGGCTCAGCTTCGCCGAACTCACCGAGGACGAGCCGGACGCCGCCCTCGGTAACGGTGGTCTGGGCCGTCTGGCCGCCTGCTACATGGAGTCGATGGCCACCCTGGGCTGCCCCGGGTTCGGCTACGGTCTGCGCTATGAACACGGCCTGTTCCGGCAGAGTTTCGATCACGGTCGGCAGGTCGAAACCCCGGAGGACTGGTTGGCCACGGAGAACCCGTGGAACTTCACCCGACCGGAGTCCGCCTACGACGTCGGCTTCGGCGGGCACGTGGCTGCGGAGGACGGCCATCAGGTCTGGACACCGCGCAGCCGGGTGAAGGCCGCCGCGCATGACACCCCTGTCGTCGGCTACGGCGGAAACTGGGCGAACACCCTGCGACTGTGGGCGGCCATTCCAACCGCCGACTTCTTCGACCTCGACCGGTTCAACGCCGGCGAGTTCATCGCCGCGTCCAGCCACGAGGCACTGGCCCGGTCACTGTCGCGCGTGCTGTACCCGAACGACTCGACCGAGAGCGGCAAGGAGCTGCGTCTGTCGCAGGAGTACTTCCTTACCTCGGCGTCCGTCCAGGACATCCTGCGCCGCTATCAGACGAACCACACCGACCTGTCGAAGCTGCCCGAGTTCGTGGCGATCCAGATGAATGACACGCACCCGGCGATCGCCGGCCCGGAGCTGATCCGCCTGCTCGTCGATGAGCACGGGTTCGGGTTCGACGCCGCCGCCGACATCACCACCGAGGTCCTCGGCTACACCAACCACACCCTGCTGCCCGAAGCACTGGAACGCTGGTCCATCGGCCTGATGAGCAAGGTCCTGCCCCGACACCTGCAGATCATCGAGCGTCTCGACCACCGGGAGATCGAGCTGTGCGGTCCGCGCCCCTACGGGGTCGGCCTCATCGGCGAGGGTGCGGTGAAGATGGGTGAACTGGCGTTCGTCACCAGTCACAAGGTCAACGGTGTCTCCGCCCTGCACACGGACCTCGTGAAGCGGGACCTCTTCCCGGTGCTGGATCAGCGTCATCCGGGCCGCATCCTCAACGTCACCAACGGGGTGACGCCCCGACGCTGGCTGAAGCTGGCGAACCGGCCGCTGGCCGCACTGGTCACCGACACCATCGGTGAGGGCTGGGAGACCGACCTGGACCGCCTGGTGGAGCTGGAGAACCACATCGACGACCCCGGGTTCCTCGACGCCTTCGGACAGACGAAGCATCTGGCGAAGGTGCGGCTCACCGAATGGCTCTCCGAACGTTTCGGTATCGACGACATCCCCACCGACGCGCTCTACGACATCCAGGTCAAACGACAGCACGAGTACAAGCGTCAGCTGCTCAACATCCTGTGGACCATCGCCCGCTGGCAGCGGATCAAACGGGACCCGACCAACGGCGGAGCCGGCTGGGTGCCGCGGGTGAAGATCTTCGGCGGTAAGGCCGCGGGCAGCTACCAGGCGGCAAAGGACATCATCCGGCTGATCAACGATGTGGCCGAGGTCGTGAACAACGACCCGGACACCCGCGACCACCTCCGGGTCATCTACCCACCGAACTACGACGTCTCCATGGCGGAGAAGCTCATCCCCGCCGCCGACCTGTCCGAGCAGATCTCGACCGCCGGGATGGAAGCCTCCGGTACCGGCAATATGAAGTTCGCCCTCAACGGTGCGCTGACCATCGGCACCCTCGACGGGGCGAACGTGGAGATCCGGGAGCATGTCGGTGCCGACAACTTCTTCCTCTTCGGTCTCACCACCGACGAGGTGGCGGCGGAGCGGGGCCGGGGCGGCCACGCCCGGGCCGCGGTCGAGGCGAGCCAGGCACTGCGCGATGTACTGCAGGCCATCGCCGAGGGCACGTTCAGCCCCGGTGACCAGCACCGCTACGGCAGCTTGGTCGACAATATGTGGAACAGCGACTGGTTCCTCGTCGCCTCCGACTTCGACTCCTATGACGCCGCCCAGTCGAAGGTCGACGAGGTGTACCGGGACCCCGCGTCCTGGCAGCGCAAGGCTGTGGTGAACATCGCCCGGATGGGCTTCTTCAGCTCTGACCGGTCGATCAGGGAATACATGGAGAAGATCTGGGACGTGGAGTCCGCGTTGTAG